The Candidatus Nealsonbacteria bacterium nucleotide sequence TTTAAGAGAAGCTAAAATAAATACCAAAGAGGCATTTTTATCTATTCCAGATTTTATGAGCTTCTTTACTGTTTTTTCTACCCCTCCCATTCCAAGAGAAGAGGTTTCTTCAGTTGTTCAGTTTGAGGCACGGCAACACATTCCACTTCCTTTGCAAGAAATGACTATTGACTGGTCTATTATTGATGAGAAATTAAGTCCAGGCCAAGAAAAAGAAAAGAAAGGACTTAGGGTTTTATTAGTTGCAGTTCCCAACAAAGCCATGGAGCGTTATGAAAAGATAGCCAATCTGGCTGGAATTAAGATTGCTGGCCTTGAAGCAGAAGTTTTTAGTCTTTTGCGTGTAGCCATAAAAGGCAACGATCTTAAAAAGGTGATCCAATTAATTGATGTTGGTATTCAAAGTACGACAATAACAGTTATTAGGAATGGTATTATTATTTCAACTTATAGTATTGATTTTTCAATTAGTGAAATAATAAAACATCTTGCCGATACTCTTGGTATGAGTTATAATGAAGCAGGGATGGCTCTTAAAAATCAAGGACTTAAAGAAGATACCGTTGATAAGGTGATGAAACCAAAAATTGATTCGTTGATATCAGAATCTATAAGAGTTGCTAATGAGTTTTCAAGAAATGAAAAGAAGGATGTTGAAAAAATTATATTATCCGGTGGAAGTTCCCTGATGCCTAATTTCAAAGAATATTTTTCAAATT carries:
- the pilM gene encoding type IV pilus assembly protein PilM; its protein translation is MFNIPFFKTAKRSVGIDIGTFSIKIVELSYSRNKVTLENYGEKVSQISDQELYKSLRRKAFFASDQEIATIIKNILREAKINTKEAFLSIPDFMSFFTVFSTPPIPREEVSSVVQFEARQHIPLPLQEMTIDWSIIDEKLSPGQEKEKKGLRVLLVAVPNKAMERYEKIANLAGIKIAGLEAEVFSLLRVAIKGNDLKKVIQLIDVGIQSTTITVIRNGIIISTYSIDFSISEIIKHLADTLGMSYNEAGMALKNQGLKEDTVDKVMKPKIDSLISESIRVANEFSRNEKKDVEKIILSGGSSLMPNFKEYFSNFTGKETQVIETFSEISYPPALKDTIEEISPRYAIATGLALRGIEKK